The Glycine soja cultivar W05 chromosome 8, ASM419377v2, whole genome shotgun sequence genome has a window encoding:
- the LOC114421625 gene encoding calmodulin-binding transcription activator 4-like isoform X5 gives MTPGYEYDINDLHQEAQARWLKPAEVMYILQNHEKFQFTQEVPQQPTSGSLFLFNKRILRYFRRDGHNWRKKSGGRTVGEAHERLKVLNVEALNCYYARGEQNPAFQRRSYWMLDPAYEHIVLVHYRNTSEGKLSSGAGAQLSPSSSVYTQSPSPYSTQNPGSTSILGDSYEPNQSFSSPGSTKVTSEIFVLNNKMGHMDWADTESGTSSELEVTQALRRLEVQLSLNEDNFEDIVSFGSKHETVHDSNPKHDQRVISNQEQSAAFSRPDDQGLFYDGCNGRQDHGYPDANEKALWTEQLESHKSSSAVKLPQKNVYMPAENQENSVSSARRVPVSNQENSHWLNFNSAVFSQPQGVDEVKFPAYSSMLETQVINSDYYETLFDQSQIGAPPDANSSLTVAQKQKFTIKTISPEWGYATETTKVIVVGSFLCHPSDSAWACMFGDVEVPIEIIQDGVISCEAPSHLPGKVTLCITSGNWESCSEVREFEYHDKTNSCTRCTQSETEATRSPEELLLLVRLGQMLLSASTIKNDNIESGIPLIKPKADDDSWSHIIDALLVGSGTSSGTVDWLLEELLKDKFQQWLSFRSREKDEETGCSLSKKEQGIIHMVAGLGFEWALNPILTCGVNINFRDINGWTALHWAARFGREKMVASLIASGASAGAVTDPNAQDPTGKTAASIAASSGHKGLAGYLSEIAVTSHLSSLTLEESESSKSSAYLQADMTVNSVSKENLTANEDQASLKDTLAAIRNVTQAAARIQSAFRSHSFRKRRAREATASTGGIGTISEISAMSKLAFRNSHEYNSAALSIQKKYRGWKGRRDFLALRQKVVKIQAHVRGYQVRKHYKVIWAVGILDKVVLRWRRKGAGLRGFRQEMDINENEDEDILKVFRKQKLDVEIEEAVSRVLSMVDSPDAREQYHRMLEKYRQAKAELAGTSDEASLSTSVGDDLFMDDFYPFP, from the exons ATGACACCTG GTTACGAGTATGATATTAATGATCTGCATCAAGAGGCTCAAGCCAGATGGTTGAAGCCTGCAGAAGTGATGTACATTTTACAGAATCATGAAAAGTTCCAGTTCACCCAAGAGGTCCCACAACAGCCAACCA GTGGATCCCTGTTTCTGTTTAACAAAAGAATCCTGCGATACTTCCGTAGAGATGGTCATAACTGGCGTAAGAAAAGTGGTGGAAGAACTGTGGGAGAAGCACACGAAAGGCTGAAG GTTCTAAATGTTGAAGCCTTAAATTGTTACTATGCACGCGGAGAGCAGAACCCTGCTTTCCAGAGGCGGAGCTATTGGATGTTGGATCC GGCATATGAGCATATTGTTCTTGTGCATTATAGGAACACAAGTGAG GGAAAGCTAAGTTCTGGAGCTGGGGCACAATTGTCACCAAGTTCTTCTGTCTATACTCAGAGTCCTAGCCCATATTCTACTCAGAATCCAGGGTCAACATCCATACTTGGTGATTCATATGAACCTAATCAGAGTTTCTCCAGTCCTGGGTCTACAAAAGTTACATCTGAGATATTCGTTCTGAACAATAAAATGGGTCACATGGATTGGGCAGATACAGAATCAGGAACCTCATCTGAACTCGAGGTTACTCAAGCTTTGCGCCGATTGGAGGTACAgttaagtttgaatgaggacaACTTTGAAGATATTGTTTCCTTCGGCAGTAAGCATGAAACTGTTCATGATTCAAATCCCAAGCACGATCAAAGGGTGATCAGCAATCAAGAGCAATCTGCAGCTTTCTCTAGACCCGATGATCAAGGGCTATTTTATGATGGATGTAATGGAAGGCAAG ATCATGGTTACCCTGATGCAAATGAAAAGGCTTTATGGACAGAGCAGCTGGAATCACATAAGTCCTCATCTGCAGTCAAGTTACCTCAGAAAAATGTATACATGCCAGCTGAAAAT CAGGAAAATTCAGTATCTTCTGCAAGAAGGGTACCAGTTTCCAACCAGGAAAACAGTCACTGGCTCAACTTCAACT CAGCTGTTTTCTCACAACCTCAAGGTGTTGATGAAGTCAAATTTCCTGCCTATTCTTCTATGTTGGAAACACAAGTAATTAATTCTGACTACTATGAAACATTGTTTGACCAAAGCCAAATTGGAGCACCACCAGATGCAAATTCAAGCTTGACTGTTGCACAAAAACAGAAATTTACTATTAAGACTATCTCCCCAGAATGGGGTTATGCCACCGAGACTACCAAG GTCATTGTTGTTGGGTCTTTTCTCTGTCATCCCTCGGATTCTGCATGGGCTTGTATGTTTGGTGATGTTGAAGTTCCTATTGAGATAATTCAGGATGGTGTAATCTCTTGTGAAGCTCCATCTCACCTTCCTGGAAAGGTTACTCTGTGCATTACTTCTGGAAACTGGGAGTCCTGCAGTGAAGTCAGAGAGTTTGAATATCATGATAAGACCAATAGTTGCACTCGATGTACTCAATCCGAAACAGAAGCCACTAGAAGTCCAGAAGAGCTGTTATTACTTGTTAGATTAGGGCAGATGCTTCTTTCTGCATCAACAATAAAGAATGACAACATAGAATCTGGAATTCCTCTAATAAAACCGAAAGCTGATGATGATTCATGGAGCCATATTATAGATGCTCTTCTAGTTGGCAGTGGAACGTCGAGTGGTACTGTTGATTGGCTTCTTGAAGAGCTTCTAAAGGATAAGTTTCAACAGTGGCTTTCTTTCAGATCACGGGAAAAAGATGAAGAGACAGGCTGCTCTTTGTCCAAGAAAGAGCAAGGGATTATTCACATGGTTGCTGGGTTAGGTTTTGAGTGGGCCTTGAACCCTATTCTCACGTGTGGAGTTAATATAAATTTCCGTGACATCAATGGATGGACTGCCCTTCATTGGGCTGCACGTTTTGGAAG GGAAAAAATGGTTGCTTCACTTATAGCTTCTGGAGCATCTGCTGGAGCTGTGACAGATCCAAATGCACAAGATCCAACTGGTAAAACTGCTGCATCTATTGCAGCCAGCAGTGGGCACAAGGGACTGGCAGGGTATCTTTCAGAGATAGCTGTAACAAGCCATTTGTCATCGCTTACACTGGAAGAGAGTGAATCATCTAAAAGTTCTGCTTATCTTCAGGCGGATATGACTGTTAACAGTGTCTCCAAGGAAAATCTTACTGCCAATGAGGATCAGGCGTCACTCAAAGATACCTTGGCTGCTATCAGAAATGTAACTCAGGCAGCTGCGCGGATACAATCTGCTTTTCGCTCACATTCTTTTAGAAAACGGAGAGCAAGAGAAGCAACTGCTAGTACAGGTGGCATTGGTACCATTTCAGAGATTTCTGCTATGTCAAAACTTGCCTTTCGGAACTCACACGAATATAATTCAGCTGCTTTATCCATTCAGAAGAAATATCGAGGTTGGAAAGGTCGTAGAGATTTCTTAGCATTGCGCCAAAAAGTAGTGAAGATACAG GCTCATGTGAGGGGTTACCAGGTTAGGAAGCATTACAAGGTAATATGGGCAGTTGGAATCTTGGACAAGGTTGTCCTACGATGGAGGAGAAAAGGAGCTGGTTTACGAGGTTTCCGACAAGAGATGGACATCaatgaaaatgaagatgaagatattCTCAAGGTGTTCcgaaaacaaaaattagatgTAGAAATTGAAGAGGCTGTTTCAAGGGTGCTGTCCATGGTTGACTCACCGGATGCTCGTGAGCAATATCATCGCATGCTTGAGAAATATCGTCAAGCTAAG GCTGAACTTGCGGGTACGAGTGACGAAGCATCATTATCAACTTCTGTAGGAGATGACttatttatggatgatttttatCCATTTCCCTAA
- the LOC114421625 gene encoding calmodulin-binding transcription activator 4-like isoform X8, translating to MTPGYEYDINDLHQEAQARWLKPAEVMYILQNHEKFQFTQEVPQQPTSGSLFLFNKRILRYFRRDGHNWRKKSGGRTVGEAHERLKVLNVEALNCYYARGEQNPAFQRRSYWMLDPAYEHIVLVHYRNTSEGKLSSGAGAQLSPSSSVYTQSPSPYSTQNPGSTSILGDSYEPNQSFSSPGSTKVTSEIFVLNNKMGHMDWADTESGTSSELEVTQALRRLEVQLSLNEDNFEDIVSFGSKHETVHDSNPKHDQRVISNQEQSAAFSRPDDQGLFYDGCNGRQDHGYPDANEKALWTEQLESHKSSSAVKLPQKNVYMPAENENSVSSARRVPVSNQENSHWLNFNSVFSQPQGVDEVKFPAYSSMLETQVINSDYYETLFDQSQIGAPPDANSSLTVAQKQKFTIKTISPEWGYATETTKVIVVGSFLCHPSDSAWACMFGDVEVPIEIIQDGVISCEAPSHLPGKVTLCITSGNWESCSEVREFEYHDKTNSCTRCTQSETEATRSPEELLLLVRLGQMLLSASTIKNDNIESGIPLIKPKADDDSWSHIIDALLVGSGTSSGTVDWLLEELLKDKFQQWLSFRSREKDEETGCSLSKKEQGIIHMVAGLGFEWALNPILTCGVNINFRDINGWTALHWAARFGREKMVASLIASGASAGAVTDPNAQDPTGKTAASIAASSGHKGLAGYLSEIAVTSHLSSLTLEESESSKSSAYLQADMTVNSVSKENLTANEDQASLKDTLAAIRNVTQAAARIQSAFRSHSFRKRRAREATASTGGIGTISEISAMSKLAFRNSHEYNSAALSIQKKYRGWKGRRDFLALRQKVVKIQAHVRGYQVRKHYKVIWAVGILDKVVLRWRRKGAGLRGFRQEMDINENEDEDILKVFRKQKLDVEIEEAVSRVLSMVDSPDAREQYHRMLEKYRQAKAELAGTSDEASLSTSVGDDLFMDDFYPFP from the exons ATGACACCTG GTTACGAGTATGATATTAATGATCTGCATCAAGAGGCTCAAGCCAGATGGTTGAAGCCTGCAGAAGTGATGTACATTTTACAGAATCATGAAAAGTTCCAGTTCACCCAAGAGGTCCCACAACAGCCAACCA GTGGATCCCTGTTTCTGTTTAACAAAAGAATCCTGCGATACTTCCGTAGAGATGGTCATAACTGGCGTAAGAAAAGTGGTGGAAGAACTGTGGGAGAAGCACACGAAAGGCTGAAG GTTCTAAATGTTGAAGCCTTAAATTGTTACTATGCACGCGGAGAGCAGAACCCTGCTTTCCAGAGGCGGAGCTATTGGATGTTGGATCC GGCATATGAGCATATTGTTCTTGTGCATTATAGGAACACAAGTGAG GGAAAGCTAAGTTCTGGAGCTGGGGCACAATTGTCACCAAGTTCTTCTGTCTATACTCAGAGTCCTAGCCCATATTCTACTCAGAATCCAGGGTCAACATCCATACTTGGTGATTCATATGAACCTAATCAGAGTTTCTCCAGTCCTGGGTCTACAAAAGTTACATCTGAGATATTCGTTCTGAACAATAAAATGGGTCACATGGATTGGGCAGATACAGAATCAGGAACCTCATCTGAACTCGAGGTTACTCAAGCTTTGCGCCGATTGGAGGTACAgttaagtttgaatgaggacaACTTTGAAGATATTGTTTCCTTCGGCAGTAAGCATGAAACTGTTCATGATTCAAATCCCAAGCACGATCAAAGGGTGATCAGCAATCAAGAGCAATCTGCAGCTTTCTCTAGACCCGATGATCAAGGGCTATTTTATGATGGATGTAATGGAAGGCAAG ATCATGGTTACCCTGATGCAAATGAAAAGGCTTTATGGACAGAGCAGCTGGAATCACATAAGTCCTCATCTGCAGTCAAGTTACCTCAGAAAAATGTATACATGCCAGCTGAAAAT GAAAATTCAGTATCTTCTGCAAGAAGGGTACCAGTTTCCAACCAGGAAAACAGTCACTGGCTCAACTTCAACT CTGTTTTCTCACAACCTCAAGGTGTTGATGAAGTCAAATTTCCTGCCTATTCTTCTATGTTGGAAACACAAGTAATTAATTCTGACTACTATGAAACATTGTTTGACCAAAGCCAAATTGGAGCACCACCAGATGCAAATTCAAGCTTGACTGTTGCACAAAAACAGAAATTTACTATTAAGACTATCTCCCCAGAATGGGGTTATGCCACCGAGACTACCAAG GTCATTGTTGTTGGGTCTTTTCTCTGTCATCCCTCGGATTCTGCATGGGCTTGTATGTTTGGTGATGTTGAAGTTCCTATTGAGATAATTCAGGATGGTGTAATCTCTTGTGAAGCTCCATCTCACCTTCCTGGAAAGGTTACTCTGTGCATTACTTCTGGAAACTGGGAGTCCTGCAGTGAAGTCAGAGAGTTTGAATATCATGATAAGACCAATAGTTGCACTCGATGTACTCAATCCGAAACAGAAGCCACTAGAAGTCCAGAAGAGCTGTTATTACTTGTTAGATTAGGGCAGATGCTTCTTTCTGCATCAACAATAAAGAATGACAACATAGAATCTGGAATTCCTCTAATAAAACCGAAAGCTGATGATGATTCATGGAGCCATATTATAGATGCTCTTCTAGTTGGCAGTGGAACGTCGAGTGGTACTGTTGATTGGCTTCTTGAAGAGCTTCTAAAGGATAAGTTTCAACAGTGGCTTTCTTTCAGATCACGGGAAAAAGATGAAGAGACAGGCTGCTCTTTGTCCAAGAAAGAGCAAGGGATTATTCACATGGTTGCTGGGTTAGGTTTTGAGTGGGCCTTGAACCCTATTCTCACGTGTGGAGTTAATATAAATTTCCGTGACATCAATGGATGGACTGCCCTTCATTGGGCTGCACGTTTTGGAAG GGAAAAAATGGTTGCTTCACTTATAGCTTCTGGAGCATCTGCTGGAGCTGTGACAGATCCAAATGCACAAGATCCAACTGGTAAAACTGCTGCATCTATTGCAGCCAGCAGTGGGCACAAGGGACTGGCAGGGTATCTTTCAGAGATAGCTGTAACAAGCCATTTGTCATCGCTTACACTGGAAGAGAGTGAATCATCTAAAAGTTCTGCTTATCTTCAGGCGGATATGACTGTTAACAGTGTCTCCAAGGAAAATCTTACTGCCAATGAGGATCAGGCGTCACTCAAAGATACCTTGGCTGCTATCAGAAATGTAACTCAGGCAGCTGCGCGGATACAATCTGCTTTTCGCTCACATTCTTTTAGAAAACGGAGAGCAAGAGAAGCAACTGCTAGTACAGGTGGCATTGGTACCATTTCAGAGATTTCTGCTATGTCAAAACTTGCCTTTCGGAACTCACACGAATATAATTCAGCTGCTTTATCCATTCAGAAGAAATATCGAGGTTGGAAAGGTCGTAGAGATTTCTTAGCATTGCGCCAAAAAGTAGTGAAGATACAG GCTCATGTGAGGGGTTACCAGGTTAGGAAGCATTACAAGGTAATATGGGCAGTTGGAATCTTGGACAAGGTTGTCCTACGATGGAGGAGAAAAGGAGCTGGTTTACGAGGTTTCCGACAAGAGATGGACATCaatgaaaatgaagatgaagatattCTCAAGGTGTTCcgaaaacaaaaattagatgTAGAAATTGAAGAGGCTGTTTCAAGGGTGCTGTCCATGGTTGACTCACCGGATGCTCGTGAGCAATATCATCGCATGCTTGAGAAATATCGTCAAGCTAAG GCTGAACTTGCGGGTACGAGTGACGAAGCATCATTATCAACTTCTGTAGGAGATGACttatttatggatgatttttatCCATTTCCCTAA
- the LOC114421625 gene encoding calmodulin-binding transcription activator 4-like isoform X6 codes for MTPGYEYDINDLHQEAQARWLKPAEVMYILQNHEKFQFTQEVPQQPTSGSLFLFNKRILRYFRRDGHNWRKKSGGRTVGEAHERLKVLNVEALNCYYARGEQNPAFQRRSYWMLDPAYEHIVLVHYRNTSEGKLSSGAGAQLSPSSSVYTQSPSPYSTQNPGSTSILGDSYEPNQSFSSPGSTKVTSEIFVLNNKMGHMDWADTESGTSSELEVTQALRRLEVQLSLNEDNFEDIVSFGSKHETVHDSNPKHDQRVISNQEQSAAFSRPDDQGLFYDGCNGRQDHGYPDANEKALWTEQLESHKSSSAVKLPQKNVYMPAENENSVSSARRVPVSNQENSHWLNFNSAVFSQPQGVDEVKFPAYSSMLETQVINSDYYETLFDQSQIGAPPDANSSLTVAQKQKFTIKTISPEWGYATETTKVIVVGSFLCHPSDSAWACMFGDVEVPIEIIQDGVISCEAPSHLPGKVTLCITSGNWESCSEVREFEYHDKTNSCTRCTQSETEATRSPEELLLLVRLGQMLLSASTIKNDNIESGIPLIKPKADDDSWSHIIDALLVGSGTSSGTVDWLLEELLKDKFQQWLSFRSREKDEETGCSLSKKEQGIIHMVAGLGFEWALNPILTCGVNINFRDINGWTALHWAARFGREKMVASLIASGASAGAVTDPNAQDPTGKTAASIAASSGHKGLAGYLSEIAVTSHLSSLTLEESESSKSSAYLQADMTVNSVSKENLTANEDQASLKDTLAAIRNVTQAAARIQSAFRSHSFRKRRAREATASTGGIGTISEISAMSKLAFRNSHEYNSAALSIQKKYRGWKGRRDFLALRQKVVKIQAHVRGYQVRKHYKVIWAVGILDKVVLRWRRKGAGLRGFRQEMDINENEDEDILKVFRKQKLDVEIEEAVSRVLSMVDSPDAREQYHRMLEKYRQAKAELAGTSDEASLSTSVGDDLFMDDFYPFP; via the exons ATGACACCTG GTTACGAGTATGATATTAATGATCTGCATCAAGAGGCTCAAGCCAGATGGTTGAAGCCTGCAGAAGTGATGTACATTTTACAGAATCATGAAAAGTTCCAGTTCACCCAAGAGGTCCCACAACAGCCAACCA GTGGATCCCTGTTTCTGTTTAACAAAAGAATCCTGCGATACTTCCGTAGAGATGGTCATAACTGGCGTAAGAAAAGTGGTGGAAGAACTGTGGGAGAAGCACACGAAAGGCTGAAG GTTCTAAATGTTGAAGCCTTAAATTGTTACTATGCACGCGGAGAGCAGAACCCTGCTTTCCAGAGGCGGAGCTATTGGATGTTGGATCC GGCATATGAGCATATTGTTCTTGTGCATTATAGGAACACAAGTGAG GGAAAGCTAAGTTCTGGAGCTGGGGCACAATTGTCACCAAGTTCTTCTGTCTATACTCAGAGTCCTAGCCCATATTCTACTCAGAATCCAGGGTCAACATCCATACTTGGTGATTCATATGAACCTAATCAGAGTTTCTCCAGTCCTGGGTCTACAAAAGTTACATCTGAGATATTCGTTCTGAACAATAAAATGGGTCACATGGATTGGGCAGATACAGAATCAGGAACCTCATCTGAACTCGAGGTTACTCAAGCTTTGCGCCGATTGGAGGTACAgttaagtttgaatgaggacaACTTTGAAGATATTGTTTCCTTCGGCAGTAAGCATGAAACTGTTCATGATTCAAATCCCAAGCACGATCAAAGGGTGATCAGCAATCAAGAGCAATCTGCAGCTTTCTCTAGACCCGATGATCAAGGGCTATTTTATGATGGATGTAATGGAAGGCAAG ATCATGGTTACCCTGATGCAAATGAAAAGGCTTTATGGACAGAGCAGCTGGAATCACATAAGTCCTCATCTGCAGTCAAGTTACCTCAGAAAAATGTATACATGCCAGCTGAAAAT GAAAATTCAGTATCTTCTGCAAGAAGGGTACCAGTTTCCAACCAGGAAAACAGTCACTGGCTCAACTTCAACT CAGCTGTTTTCTCACAACCTCAAGGTGTTGATGAAGTCAAATTTCCTGCCTATTCTTCTATGTTGGAAACACAAGTAATTAATTCTGACTACTATGAAACATTGTTTGACCAAAGCCAAATTGGAGCACCACCAGATGCAAATTCAAGCTTGACTGTTGCACAAAAACAGAAATTTACTATTAAGACTATCTCCCCAGAATGGGGTTATGCCACCGAGACTACCAAG GTCATTGTTGTTGGGTCTTTTCTCTGTCATCCCTCGGATTCTGCATGGGCTTGTATGTTTGGTGATGTTGAAGTTCCTATTGAGATAATTCAGGATGGTGTAATCTCTTGTGAAGCTCCATCTCACCTTCCTGGAAAGGTTACTCTGTGCATTACTTCTGGAAACTGGGAGTCCTGCAGTGAAGTCAGAGAGTTTGAATATCATGATAAGACCAATAGTTGCACTCGATGTACTCAATCCGAAACAGAAGCCACTAGAAGTCCAGAAGAGCTGTTATTACTTGTTAGATTAGGGCAGATGCTTCTTTCTGCATCAACAATAAAGAATGACAACATAGAATCTGGAATTCCTCTAATAAAACCGAAAGCTGATGATGATTCATGGAGCCATATTATAGATGCTCTTCTAGTTGGCAGTGGAACGTCGAGTGGTACTGTTGATTGGCTTCTTGAAGAGCTTCTAAAGGATAAGTTTCAACAGTGGCTTTCTTTCAGATCACGGGAAAAAGATGAAGAGACAGGCTGCTCTTTGTCCAAGAAAGAGCAAGGGATTATTCACATGGTTGCTGGGTTAGGTTTTGAGTGGGCCTTGAACCCTATTCTCACGTGTGGAGTTAATATAAATTTCCGTGACATCAATGGATGGACTGCCCTTCATTGGGCTGCACGTTTTGGAAG GGAAAAAATGGTTGCTTCACTTATAGCTTCTGGAGCATCTGCTGGAGCTGTGACAGATCCAAATGCACAAGATCCAACTGGTAAAACTGCTGCATCTATTGCAGCCAGCAGTGGGCACAAGGGACTGGCAGGGTATCTTTCAGAGATAGCTGTAACAAGCCATTTGTCATCGCTTACACTGGAAGAGAGTGAATCATCTAAAAGTTCTGCTTATCTTCAGGCGGATATGACTGTTAACAGTGTCTCCAAGGAAAATCTTACTGCCAATGAGGATCAGGCGTCACTCAAAGATACCTTGGCTGCTATCAGAAATGTAACTCAGGCAGCTGCGCGGATACAATCTGCTTTTCGCTCACATTCTTTTAGAAAACGGAGAGCAAGAGAAGCAACTGCTAGTACAGGTGGCATTGGTACCATTTCAGAGATTTCTGCTATGTCAAAACTTGCCTTTCGGAACTCACACGAATATAATTCAGCTGCTTTATCCATTCAGAAGAAATATCGAGGTTGGAAAGGTCGTAGAGATTTCTTAGCATTGCGCCAAAAAGTAGTGAAGATACAG GCTCATGTGAGGGGTTACCAGGTTAGGAAGCATTACAAGGTAATATGGGCAGTTGGAATCTTGGACAAGGTTGTCCTACGATGGAGGAGAAAAGGAGCTGGTTTACGAGGTTTCCGACAAGAGATGGACATCaatgaaaatgaagatgaagatattCTCAAGGTGTTCcgaaaacaaaaattagatgTAGAAATTGAAGAGGCTGTTTCAAGGGTGCTGTCCATGGTTGACTCACCGGATGCTCGTGAGCAATATCATCGCATGCTTGAGAAATATCGTCAAGCTAAG GCTGAACTTGCGGGTACGAGTGACGAAGCATCATTATCAACTTCTGTAGGAGATGACttatttatggatgatttttatCCATTTCCCTAA